The following are encoded in a window of Mannheimia varigena genomic DNA:
- the waaF gene encoding lipopolysaccharide heptosyltransferase II, producing the protein MNILVTGPSWVGDMMMSHSLYQQLKVQYPNCQIDVMAPDWCRPLLARMPEVRNAISMPIGHGSFRLCERYQLGKGLRNQYDMAIVLPNSLKSAFIPLFAKIAKRRGWKGESRYFFLNDLRSNKNDYPMMVQRYVALAFEQGSIPNAEQLPILYPYLKTELEQIAATKVKFEKQLAYAENRPAIGFCPGAEFGPAKRWPHYHYATLAKMLIEQGYSVRLFGSKKDEEAGERIRLALPAELQRYCLNLAGQTDLNQAVDLIADCAAVVSNDSGLMHIAAALNKPLVALYGPTSPQYTPPLAKNAVIIRLIEGGLIKIRKGDGAEGYHQSLIDIEPEMVMEKLQTLLA; encoded by the coding sequence ATGAATATTTTAGTTACTGGTCCATCTTGGGTTGGTGATATGATGATGTCGCACTCGCTGTATCAGCAACTTAAAGTGCAATACCCAAATTGTCAGATTGACGTAATGGCTCCGGATTGGTGCCGCCCTCTGTTAGCCCGGATGCCCGAGGTTCGCAATGCAATTTCAATGCCGATTGGGCACGGTTCATTTCGCTTGTGCGAACGTTATCAACTCGGCAAAGGGCTTCGCAATCAATATGATATGGCAATCGTCTTGCCAAACTCGCTCAAATCTGCGTTCATCCCGTTGTTTGCGAAAATTGCCAAACGTCGTGGCTGGAAAGGGGAAAGTAGATATTTCTTCTTAAATGATCTTCGCTCGAATAAAAATGATTACCCGATGATGGTACAGCGTTATGTGGCATTGGCGTTTGAGCAAGGCTCAATTCCGAATGCTGAACAGTTGCCAATTCTCTACCCTTATTTAAAAACCGAGTTGGAGCAAATTGCCGCAACCAAAGTGAAGTTTGAAAAACAACTAGCCTATGCAGAAAACCGCCCAGCCATCGGGTTTTGCCCGGGTGCGGAATTCGGACCGGCAAAACGTTGGCCGCATTACCATTACGCAACGCTGGCTAAAATGTTGATTGAGCAAGGTTACTCCGTGCGTTTATTCGGCTCGAAAAAAGATGAAGAAGCTGGTGAGCGAATCCGTTTAGCCTTGCCTGCAGAACTACAACGTTATTGCTTAAATTTAGCAGGCCAGACTGATCTAAACCAAGCGGTTGATTTAATTGCTGATTGTGCAGCAGTGGTGAGCAATGACTCAGGCTTGATGCATATCGCAGCTGCCCTGAATAAACCTTTGGTTGCGTTGTATGGGCCAACAAGCCCACAATACACGCCACCACTAGCGAAAAATGCGGTGATTATTCGCTTGATTGAAGGTGGATTAATTAAAATTCGCAAAGGCGATGGGGCAGAAGGCTATCACCAAAGCTTGATTGATATTGAGCCTGAAATGGTAATGGAAAAACTCCAAACATTATTAGCATAA
- a CDS encoding MliC family protein produces MSLFSKPNKFIFLATVAIALSACTAEVVPPVEQLEKVQKITEPAKTVIKQVEQATELNLYLCKNNKKVEVERQKIAQKEAKKDNITVNFQGLSYQLSPSVTRNGKKYTNIRWTWHEMRNGKAFLYDNTKRNLAENCVKQ; encoded by the coding sequence ATGAGCTTATTTTCCAAACCTAATAAGTTTATTTTTTTAGCAACAGTAGCAATAGCACTGAGTGCTTGTACAGCAGAAGTCGTTCCACCTGTTGAACAGCTCGAAAAAGTGCAAAAAATAACAGAACCAGCTAAAACAGTTATTAAACAAGTGGAACAAGCTACAGAATTAAATTTATATCTGTGTAAAAATAACAAAAAAGTAGAAGTTGAACGCCAAAAAATTGCTCAAAAAGAGGCAAAAAAAGACAATATTACGGTTAATTTTCAAGGATTATCGTATCAGCTTTCCCCATCGGTAACTAGAAATGGTAAAAAATACACCAATATCCGCTGGACATGGCATGAAATGCGTAATGGAAAAGCCTTTTTATATGATAATACGAAAAGAAATCTTGCTGAAAATTGTGTAAAGCAATAA
- a CDS encoding LysM-like peptidoglycan-binding domain-containing protein — translation MTQNNFRKEPVFGEPLTPNQENKSPENEKVEPVQVDSSHSNRPYVSLHSTKAPGHTFTPIMKRSDAPVEDKTADAFSAKPTKEFQFTPSTENVEAVVKNVKENPSAEGDSATTTTPFEVKEKADPEVVVVKPTQESFTTERIIPNAATTAAGATMAATAAVAATKTKDIKENMPPKTRRLLLVSLLGLALLVLFFLLKPSTPETVEELQSQQGGSLPIEFRPVDEAEAKRAEEQARAEQEAAKAQEQAQAQEAQQKAQSEATTAVAPVQTEQVASNQVQNNQPQTTQAPVVEQSVAVKPVQNKPVVPQSAIKPKTEGSVVFQPETTPKHQPKVERIATQPQKESTKVVAKPAEKASTKSEAAKTNTTSAVAVSTKTMTVPKGVSLMQVFRDNNLNISDVNVMSKVNNVVSNLKVGERVTVRLDKNNRVVEMSIGSGGKFTRQANGSYTFK, via the coding sequence ATGACGCAAAATAATTTTCGTAAAGAGCCTGTTTTTGGTGAGCCTTTAACCCCTAATCAAGAAAATAAAAGCCCAGAGAATGAAAAGGTAGAGCCAGTACAAGTGGACTCTTCACATAGCAACAGACCTTATGTTTCTCTACATTCAACAAAAGCACCAGGCCATACATTTACCCCAATAATGAAAAGATCTGATGCACCAGTAGAAGATAAGACCGCTGATGCATTTTCGGCTAAACCGACAAAAGAATTTCAATTTACACCAAGTACAGAGAATGTGGAGGCAGTTGTGAAAAATGTGAAAGAAAATCCATCAGCAGAAGGCGATTCAGCAACAACTACAACGCCGTTTGAGGTGAAGGAAAAGGCTGATCCAGAAGTTGTAGTCGTGAAGCCTACTCAAGAAAGTTTTACCACCGAGCGTATTATTCCAAATGCGGCAACAACAGCTGCAGGAGCAACAATGGCTGCAACTGCTGCGGTAGCTGCAACTAAAACAAAAGACATTAAGGAAAATATGCCACCTAAAACACGTCGTTTATTATTAGTATCATTGTTAGGTTTAGCATTATTAGTGCTATTTTTCCTATTAAAACCAAGTACACCTGAAACGGTGGAAGAGCTGCAATCGCAACAAGGTGGTAGCTTACCAATTGAGTTCCGCCCGGTAGATGAAGCAGAAGCAAAACGAGCAGAAGAACAAGCTCGTGCGGAGCAAGAAGCAGCTAAAGCACAGGAGCAGGCTCAAGCCCAAGAAGCTCAGCAGAAAGCACAATCAGAGGCAACAACCGCAGTAGCACCAGTTCAAACTGAACAAGTAGCTTCTAATCAAGTACAAAATAATCAGCCTCAGACAACACAAGCCCCAGTTGTTGAGCAATCTGTAGCAGTTAAGCCAGTTCAGAATAAACCTGTAGTGCCACAATCTGCAATTAAGCCAAAAACAGAAGGTAGTGTGGTATTCCAACCTGAAACTACTCCAAAACATCAACCTAAGGTAGAGCGCATTGCTACACAACCACAAAAAGAATCTACAAAAGTAGTAGCTAAGCCAGCAGAAAAAGCTTCTACTAAATCTGAAGCAGCTAAAACAAATACCACTTCAGCAGTGGCAGTATCGACTAAAACAATGACGGTACCAAAAGGTGTATCATTAATGCAGGTATTCCGTGATAATAATTTAAATATCTCCGACGTAAATGTAATGAGCAAAGTAAATAACGTTGTGAGTAATTTAAAAGTAGGCGAGCGAGTAACTGTTCGTTTAGATAAAAATAACCGTGTTGTTGAAATGAGTATTGGCTCAGGTGGTAAATTTACACGTCAAGCAAACGGTAGCTATACTTTTAAATAA
- a CDS encoding ComEA family DNA-binding protein translates to MKQMKTLALGLLMSLNTFAFAQTPPQIEQNSMPQTEQQVTQINTNTVNINTASAAELQDKLVGIGEKKAQAIVDYRTKNGNFKSIEQLAEVSGIGQATVEKNRANIVLE, encoded by the coding sequence ATGAAACAAATGAAAACTCTCGCGTTAGGCCTATTAATGAGCTTAAATACATTCGCTTTTGCTCAAACTCCACCTCAAATTGAGCAGAATAGTATGCCTCAAACTGAGCAACAAGTAACACAAATAAATACCAACACCGTAAACATCAACACCGCAAGTGCTGCTGAATTGCAAGATAAGCTGGTAGGAATTGGCGAGAAAAAAGCTCAAGCGATTGTCGATTACCGTACCAAAAATGGTAATTTTAAAAGCATTGAGCAGCTTGCCGAAGTATCCGGTATTGGACAAGCAACGGTAGAAAAAAATCGAGCAAATATCGTTTTAGAGTAA
- the asd gene encoding archaetidylserine decarboxylase (Phosphatidylserine decarboxylase is synthesized as a single chain precursor. Generation of the pyruvoyl active site from a Ser is coupled to cleavage of a Gly-Ser bond between the larger (beta) and smaller (alpha chains). It is an integral membrane protein.): MQLKSYPTPTYLQRVKIALHYLLPQLAITRAAGWLAEQKWGAVTHFIIKLFAKQYKVNLSEAVKNEPSDYATFNEFFIRELKENARPINTESNVVCLPADGKVSESGDIADNRLLQAKGHFFTLETLLANDQEMANKFKDGTFITTYLSPTDYHRVHMPCDGTLRKMIYVPGELFSVNPFLAEHVPNLFARNERVICEFDTAFGPMVQILVGATITASMSTVWAGVINPPRADEVVVWNYETEGEKAIKLQKGEEMGAFRLGSTVINLFPTSKVHLNPALITGTKTRMGEELGRVI; encoded by the coding sequence ATGCAATTAAAATCATACCCTACTCCAACTTATTTACAGCGTGTGAAAATCGCTCTGCATTATTTGTTGCCACAGTTAGCAATTACTAGAGCAGCAGGTTGGTTAGCGGAACAAAAATGGGGAGCTGTTACGCATTTCATTATTAAATTATTTGCCAAGCAATACAAAGTCAATTTATCTGAAGCCGTAAAAAACGAACCTTCAGATTATGCTACATTTAACGAATTTTTTATTCGTGAGCTAAAAGAAAATGCACGCCCGATTAATACCGAAAGTAATGTAGTTTGCCTACCGGCAGATGGCAAAGTGAGCGAATCCGGTGATATTGCGGACAACCGTTTATTACAAGCAAAAGGACATTTTTTCACGCTCGAAACCTTGCTGGCAAACGATCAGGAAATGGCGAATAAATTCAAAGATGGTACTTTCATCACTACCTATTTATCGCCAACCGACTACCACCGTGTACATATGCCATGTGACGGCACGCTACGCAAAATGATTTATGTGCCGGGCGAGCTGTTTTCAGTGAATCCTTTCCTCGCCGAACACGTGCCAAATTTATTTGCTCGTAATGAACGTGTGATTTGTGAGTTTGACACTGCATTCGGACCAATGGTACAAATTTTAGTCGGCGCAACCATTACAGCAAGTATGAGTACTGTTTGGGCTGGCGTTATCAATCCTCCACGAGCAGATGAAGTGGTTGTTTGGAATTACGAAACTGAAGGTGAAAAAGCGATTAAATTACAAAAGGGTGAAGAAATGGGTGCTTTCCGTTTAGGATCAACTGTAATTAACCTTTTCCCGACAAGCAAAGTACACCTTAACCCAGCTCTTATTACAGGTACGAAAACCCGAATGGGTGAAGAATTAGGTAGAGTGATTTAA
- the gshAB gene encoding bifunctional glutamate--cysteine ligase GshA/glutathione synthetase GshB — translation MKLQQIIRENHLGLLFQQGNFGLEKESQRVDMNGNIVTTPHPAVFGNRSYHPYIQSDFAESQLELITPPNAKLEDSFRWLSAIHEVVLRSLPDDEYIYPLSMPAGLPPEEQIQEAQFDNPDDVKYREYLSKTYGKYKQMVSGIHYNFQLSPEFVEKAFAAQTEYATHKEFQNALYMKLANNFLRYQWILLYLLAASPTVESQYFYGKSPLATRQFVRGLRSSRYGYVNSSDVVVNHDSLQSYVESLEAQVANGLLIAEKEFYSNVRLRGGKKARDLLENGVKYAEFRLFDLNPFAPYGIELGDAKFIHSFLLGMLWLEETSGQKEVEIGKQMLYQVAMEDPRSETAFRAEGEAVLNQILVMLETLGSSEESRELVREKLAQFADPSQTIGGRLIQAIEQFGSDKAVGAKFAQTYKAQAFERFYALSAFDNMELSTQALFFDLIQQGISTELLDENDQFLALKFGDHLEYVKNGNMTSHDQYISPLIMENKVVTKKVLAKAGFNVPKSVEFTTLEEAVAHHPLFEGKAVVIKPKSTNYGLGITIFQQAVKNREDFAKAVEIAFREDKEVMVEDYLVGTEYRFFVLGDETLAVLLRVPANVVGDSIHTIKELVEMKNDDPLRGDGSRSPLKKIALGEIEQLQLKEQGLTVDSVPEKGQTVQLRANSNISTGGDSIDMTDQMHESYKQIAVGIAHAMGAKVCGVDLIIPDLTKPAEPHLNSWGVIEANFNPMMMMHIFPYQGKSRRLTKAVIKMLFPELDN, via the coding sequence ATGAAGCTACAACAAATTATCCGAGAAAATCATTTAGGCTTGCTGTTCCAACAAGGGAATTTTGGCTTGGAGAAAGAGAGCCAGCGTGTTGATATGAATGGTAATATTGTCACCACGCCTCACCCTGCCGTGTTTGGGAATCGCAGCTATCACCCTTACATTCAGAGCGATTTTGCTGAGAGCCAACTCGAACTGATTACCCCGCCGAATGCAAAATTGGAAGACAGTTTCCGCTGGCTTTCTGCCATTCACGAAGTGGTGCTGCGTTCATTGCCTGACGATGAATACATCTACCCCTTGAGTATGCCTGCCGGTTTGCCGCCGGAAGAGCAAATTCAAGAGGCTCAATTTGATAACCCTGATGATGTGAAATATCGGGAATACCTCTCCAAAACCTATGGCAAATATAAGCAAATGGTGAGCGGTATTCACTACAATTTCCAGCTCTCGCCTGAATTTGTGGAAAAAGCCTTCGCCGCCCAAACAGAATATGCCACGCACAAAGAGTTCCAAAATGCGTTGTATATGAAACTCGCCAACAATTTCCTGCGTTATCAGTGGATTTTGCTCTACCTGCTCGCTGCTTCACCAACGGTGGAATCGCAATATTTTTACGGAAAATCACCGCTTGCAACCAGGCAATTTGTCCGCGGCTTGCGTTCCAGCCGTTATGGTTACGTCAATTCATCCGATGTGGTGGTGAACCACGACAGCCTGCAAAGCTATGTGGAGAGTCTTGAAGCCCAAGTAGCAAACGGCTTGCTGATTGCGGAAAAAGAGTTCTACTCCAACGTGCGGCTGCGTGGCGGCAAAAAAGCCCGTGACTTGCTCGAAAACGGCGTGAAATATGCCGAGTTCCGTCTGTTCGACCTCAACCCATTCGCCCCATACGGCATTGAGTTGGGTGATGCGAAGTTTATCCACTCGTTCTTGTTAGGAATGTTGTGGCTGGAGGAAACAAGCGGTCAAAAAGAGGTGGAAATTGGCAAACAGATGCTTTACCAAGTCGCAATGGAAGATCCAAGAAGCGAAACCGCTTTCCGTGCAGAGGGTGAGGCAGTACTAAATCAGATCCTCGTAATGCTCGAAACCTTAGGTTCAAGCGAAGAGAGCCGAGAGCTGGTGCGGGAAAAATTAGCACAATTTGCCGATCCGAGCCAAACCATCGGTGGACGTTTGATCCAAGCCATCGAACAGTTCGGTAGCGACAAAGCTGTTGGAGCGAAATTCGCTCAAACTTACAAAGCTCAAGCCTTTGAGCGTTTTTATGCCTTATCGGCATTTGACAATATGGAGCTTTCAACCCAAGCCCTGTTCTTTGATTTGATCCAGCAAGGCATAAGCACGGAATTATTGGACGAAAACGATCAGTTCCTCGCCCTGAAATTTGGCGATCATCTGGAATATGTGAAAAACGGCAATATGACCAGCCACGATCAATATATTTCGCCATTGATTATGGAAAACAAAGTGGTGACGAAAAAAGTGCTGGCGAAAGCTGGTTTCAATGTGCCGAAAAGTGTGGAATTTACCACGCTCGAAGAGGCGGTGGCTCACCATCCGCTGTTTGAGGGCAAGGCAGTGGTGATCAAGCCGAAATCCACTAACTACGGTTTGGGCATTACCATTTTCCAACAAGCGGTCAAAAATCGGGAAGATTTTGCAAAAGCGGTGGAAATTGCGTTCCGTGAAGACAAAGAAGTGATGGTGGAAGATTATTTAGTTGGCACGGAATACCGTTTCTTTGTGCTGGGCGATGAAACCCTCGCCGTGCTTCTGCGTGTGCCGGCAAACGTAGTGGGTGATAGCATTCACACCATCAAAGAATTGGTTGAAATGAAAAATGACGATCCGCTTAGAGGCGATGGCTCTCGTAGCCCGTTGAAAAAAATTGCCTTAGGCGAAATCGAACAGTTACAACTGAAAGAGCAAGGTTTAACGGTGGATTCTGTGCCGGAGAAAGGTCAAACCGTGCAACTGCGAGCCAATTCCAACATCAGCACCGGCGGCGATTCTATTGATATGACCGACCAAATGCACGAAAGCTACAAACAAATTGCGGTGGGCATCGCTCACGCTATGGGAGCGAAAGTGTGTGGCGTGGATTTGATCATTCCTGATCTCACTAAGCCTGCCGAACCACACCTCAACTCTTGGGGCGTGATCGAGGCGAATTTCAACCCAATGATGATGATGCATATTTTCCCATATCAAGGAAAATCTCGTCGTTTAACTAAAGCGGTGATTAAAATGCTGTTTCCTGAATTAGACAACTAA